DNA from Actinomycetota bacterium:
CAGATAAACTATAATGGTAATTAGTATTAAATTAGGTATCTTTAAGAATGTCCCTCTTGCAAAGTTCTTAAAAGCTTCCGGCAGCTTGTCTGCTCCAACCCATTGACCGCCATTAATCTGATAGTTGATTATAAAAGTAAGACCCCTGAAAACATTCATGGTGCCAAGCGTAGCTATAATAGGTGGGATATTGCCTTTTACAATTAATACACCATTAAGAGCTCCCATTGCTGCACCGATTATCATACCTATAAGTATAGCCAGCAAGGGATTGAAATTTGCGGTGTCTTTTATTATCAAAGCCACTATCATTCCTGAAAGACCAATACCTGCGCCTACCGAAATATCAATACCTCTGGTAAGAATTACCATCATCTGCCCAACGGCAACTATCGCAAGGATTGCGGTATCAAGAGCAATATCATATATATTGTCCAGACTGATAAAAACAGGATTAATCAAAGATATTACCAGAGAAAAAACAATTAAAAATCCAAGTACGCTTATTTCTCTTATACTGGCGAATTTTACAACCAGACTACTTGATGAGTTTGAATTTTTCTTATCAGTCATTTGTGTTTTTTATGTCTTTTTATTACTAATATTAGATAATGCTGCTTCCAGTATTTTTTCCTGATTAGCTTCAGACCTTGAAAAGGAACCTGTGACAAGGCCTTCATGCATTATTAAAATATTATCGCTCATTCCAATTATTTCAGGCAGATCTGAAGAAATCATTAAAATACCGTTTCCTTTAACAGCAAGTTCACTTATAAATTTATGCACGGAAGCTTTTGCTCCTACATCAATACCTTTGGTAGGTTCATCAAAAATAAATATCTTGGTTTTAGTTGCCAGCCATTTGGCAAGCGAGACTTTCTGCTTATTTCCTCCGCTTAGGTTCATTACTTTCTGGTCAATACCTGAGGTTTTTATTTCAAGAATATCCACAAATTTATTTGTTAATTCTTTTTCAGCTTCTAAATCCAGCCATGTAAGTTTGCTTATTTTACTTAAAATA
Protein-coding regions in this window:
- a CDS encoding ABC transporter permease; translation: MTDKKNSNSSSSLVVKFASIREISVLGFLIVFSLVISLINPVFISLDNIYDIALDTAILAIVAVGQMMVILTRGIDISVGAGIGLSGMIVALIIKDTANFNPLLAILIGMIIGAAMGALNGVLIVKGNIPPIIATLGTMNVFRGLTFIINYQINGGQWVGADKLPEAFKNFARGTFLKIPNLILITIIVYLIFYYFLNHTTAGRETYATGSSPESAKIIGINIKKTIFLTYIITGILVGMAGVLWVARYTSAQTDSASGFEFTTITAVILGGVAIAGGSGSIWGVLFGSILIGAINSSLNLIGVSPFWKLAINGGIILVAVIIDAVLARNINKALKERKHI